CGGAAAAGTCGTGAATATTTGGGGCTTTTCGTTCGTCAGTCGTCATTCGTCAGGTAAAAAAGTGTCAACAGAATTGTGGACCACCCTATTAATCATTCACAATTCACCATTACCCTGGGAGTAGACCATGACCGACCTCATCGGCCAGACTCTGGGCCAATACCGCATCATCGAACAAATCGGCGAAGGTGGCATGGCTACCGTGTACAAAGCCTACCAGCCCGGTCTGGACCGTTACGTAGCCATTAAAGTGCTGCCCCCCATTCACGCCAAGCAACCCGGCTTCAGCGAGCGTTTTGAGCGCGAGGCCAAAGCCATTGCCCACTTGAATCATCCTAACATCCTGCCCGTTTACGACTCCGGTCAGGAAAACCAAAATAGTTATATTGCCATGCGTTATGTGGAAGGAGCGGTTACGCTTAAAGCCATAATGGGGCCAGAATTGAGTTTGCAGCAGGCCGTCAACATTATTGGCCAAATTGCCGCCGCCCTGGATTACGCCCATCAGCAAGGTATCGTTCATCGGGATGTCAAACCGGGCAACGTATTGATGGATGGCGAGTGGGCCTTGCTCACCGACTTTGGCCTGGCCAAGATGACTGAATCTTCAGTGAAATTGACCGGCACCGGCGTGGGTATCGGCACCCCGGCTTATATGTCGCCGGAGCAGGGCCGAGGGGCGGCGGTAGACCACCGCACCGACATTTACGCCCTGGGCATCATTCTATTTGAGATGCTGACCGGCCAGATTCCCCACGACGCCGAAACGCCCTTTGCCATTGTGCTCAAGCGCGTCACCGAGCCGCTACCCCTGCCGCGCTCCATCAACCCAAACATCCCCGTAGCCGTGGAGCGCGTTATCCTCAAGGCCCTGGCCGCTGAGCCGGACGACCGCTACCAAACCGCCGGCGCACTGGCCGAGGCGCTCCACCAGGCCGTGGCCGAGTCTGGCGTTATCCCGGAGCAGGCCCTGGGCGTCACCAGAGTCAGGGTCACGCCGCCAACATCAAGCCCACTCCCAACTATCGCCGAAAAAAAACGCAAGCCCTGGCTGATACCCTTGTTGCTGGGAAGCGCGGGTCTATTGGCGCTGGTTTTGCTGACCGCCATCGGCCTGGGCACTCTTCTGCTCAACCGGTTTGGCGGCAGAACCACCCCCACCTCGCCCTTATTGATTGCCGGGATAACGACCACCCCCCAGGCCACATCAGAAGCCACCACCCCAGAAACAGCCCTGGCCCCCCCGGTGAGCACGCCCGAAACTGCCGCCACCAAACCGCTGCCAGCCGCGCCGTTGCCTGGTGCCACTCCGCCGGCCAACCGTTTTCTCTACCGGGTCAAAGAAGGCAACACCGAAAGCCTATATGCCACCACGCTCGATTTAGCAGGGCCATACCTTCTGGCCAGCGGCGCAGATAATGTATCTGGCCGCTTTTCACCCGATGGCGAGCGGATCATCGTGCAGTTGGAACGAAACGATAAAGACAGCCTCTACCTGGTGAACTTTGATGGCAGCAACCGGCAGGTCATGGTTAGTGATAAGGATTCGGCCTCCGGCTATTTCTCCAAAGAGGGAGACAAGATTCGGGTTCGCTGGAACAACAAGGATGACTACCACCTGATGGTGATGGCTGCCGACGGCTCAAACCGGGTCACGCTGGTCAGCGGGGCGACGACTTACATTTCGGAAAGTTGGAGCCCGGATTGGCAAAAAGTGGCCCTGAGCGTCAAACGAGGCGATGAATACACCCTTTATGTGGTCAATAGTGACGGCAGCGACCACCAGACTATCACCAGTGGCTCAAACAACTCCTACTCCCCCGATCTCCTGGCCGACGGCCAACGGCTGGCCTATCGGGTTGACAACGGCGATACCGAAACGTTATACCTGGCCAATGCCGACGGCAGCCAGCCAATGACTCTGTTCAACGGGGTGGATGCGGTCTGGCCCGCCGGTGTCTCCAACTCAGGCCAGAAGTTTTTTATTCAGGTCAGAGAAACCACTGCTGACCCCTACGATTTGTATATTGCAGACGCCTTGAGCGGGCAAAAGCAGCGGTTACTCAGCGGCAACCAGGCTTACGGCCGGTTCACTCTGGACGACCAATGGATTCTGGCCTACACCCGTTTGGATCGGGCCGAGCAGCCCGACGAATATTACCTGTACTTGATCAGCCCTGACGGGGCGCAGCAAAAAGAAGTGTTAGGTCCCAGCGAGTATACCAGTTGGGGAGGTTCCTCGCCTGACGAGCAATGGTTGCTGGCTTACGACAAGCGCAACCAGATTTACCAGGTGTACCTGGTTGGGGCCGGGGGCACGCTACAGCAAAAAATTGTAGACACCAGCGAAGGCGCGGATTGGGATGCCACCGGCTACTTCTCCCCTGATAGCCGGCGCTTGTTGATTCGCTTGGGCTACAAAGAGCCTTGTTGCCACACCACCCTCTATGTGATGAACGCCGATGGTAGCCAGCGCGCGCTCCTGGCCGACTATGCTCCCTGGCAGGTGACCGGCTCTTTCACCGCGGACGGCCAATCTATTATTTTCGACTCCAACCGGGACGGCAAACAGGCCATCTACGTGGCCGAGGCCGACGGTAGCAATGTGCGCCAGTTAGTGACCGGCTACCATCCGCAGGTGGCCTCTGGCCAGCCCGGTTCGATGTACGTCCGGGCCACGCCAAACCCCACGGCTACGCCTACAACCGCGTCACAATAACCAGGTAGTCCAGGCCCATCTGTCTCATTTTAACCTCCCCCAAACTTAAAAACGCCAACGTTCAAGCCGAGCCAACCTCAACCAACTTAGGCCCAGCCTTCGTACCGCACCAAGTCTGCCAAGTTCTTACGCTCTTTTGCGCCAGGTTGGTCAGCCGGATAACCCAGCGGGGTAAAGGCCACCGGCTCCACGTCATCCGGCAAACCTAACACCTCACGGGCCGCCTGAACGTCAAAGGCCGCCACCCAACACGTGCCCAAACCCAGGGCAGTAGCGGCCAAAATCAAATGGTCCATAGCAATGGCCGCATCCACGTAATGGTAATTCTGACCATCCCGGCGCGTCCAGGCCTGTCCCGGCAGGCTGCACATGCAGATAACCAACGGGGCCTGGCTGAACCAACTGCGGTGGTAGACGCGCTTCAACTCCGCCTCCCGACCGGCCGTATGGATAACAACAAGCTGAAAAGGCTGTCGGTTATAGGCCGAGGGGGCCAATCGGGCCGCATCCAGCACTTTTTGTAACTTGTCCTCCGCTACCGGATCAGGCTGGTAAGCCCGCACGCTGTATCGTTTTTGCATCAGGTCTAAAATGTCCATAGGTTTGACTCCTTTGCGCTAACAAAATTCTATTTGTCCCTAATCATATCGCTCCTGACCCGTTTGACAAATGTGACCACCTGTGTTATTTTCTAAGCTACAATTGAATCACAAAACGTAACAGCGCCCCCACCGGGTGCGCGCTCGCGTAGAGGAAGCCGGTTCAAGGCCGGCACTGTCCCGCAACGGTAATCTTGCTCCACGGCAAGAAAGTCCGACACTCCCCTGTTGCGTTATCGTCTCGTGACCACCTACGAGGAATAGGGGGGCGAGGCCGGAACCCAGAAGTTTTCAGCCCGCCAACCGGCGGCTTTTTTGTTTTGGTCTCCTCTCTCCTCTTCTTGGTTGGCCAATCTATAAAGACTCAGTAGGTCCAAATTTGGGCTGGTAGTCCGCACTTCAGTGCGTTTTTTTAGGCATTAAAATGCCCACTCCAAACAACATTTTGGATCTGCTGAGACTGAGGAGAACAATGAAAATCATCAATCGTTTCAATACAATTTTTAGCTTAACCGCCATCATCCTGCTGGCGCTGCTCAGCGGGGGTTGTACCCAAACTACCGCGCCATCATCATCGCCGCCAGAAACAACACCCGCTCCGGCGGCCGCATTTCCGCTCACCCTGACCGACGACCTGGACCGCGAAGTCACGCTTCCGGCCAGGCCAGAGCGCATCGTTTCGCTCCTGCCCAGCAATACCGAAATCCTCTTTACCGTTGGGGCCGGCGACCAGGTAGTTGGCGTAACCAGCTACTGCAACTATCCCCCAGAAGCGACCAGCCGCGAGCCGGTAGGCGGGATTACCAACAAGTCGCTCAGCGTAGAAACCATTGTGGCCCTGGAACCGGACCTGGTGCTGGCCAGCGATTCGCAGGATGAGATCATCCCGGTGCTGGAACAAGCCAGCTTAACCGTACTGGCCCTCAACCCGGCTACTTTCGACGACATCTACGCCAATATCGAAATGGTCGGCCAGGCAACCGGCCATCTTGACCAGGCTACGGCTCTGACCGCCGAAATGCGCCGCCGGGTAGCAACCGTCAGCGCCAAAGTGGATACTATTCCGGCCGACACCCGGCCCTCTGTTTTTTATGAGGTATGGCACGACCCCCTGATGACGGCCGGTCCCAACACCTTTATCGGCCAGATGATCAACATTGCCGGGGGCAAGAACATTTTTGCCGACGTGAATGAGGACTGGCCGCAGGTTAGCGCCGAGACCATTGTCGAACGTAATCCAACTATTATCTTTGGCCCGGCTAACCACAGCGATGAACTGACGATTGAACAAATCACCACTCGCCCCGGCTGGGCCGACATTGCCGCCGTGCAAAATGAGCAAATTTACATCTTGGATGGCGACGCAGTGAGCCGCCCCGGCCCGCGCGTAGTTGATGTTCTGGAAGAAATAGCCCGTGACCTCTACCCAGATTTATTCTAATCGGATCCGCCGGGATTACCTTTGGCCCACTCTGCTGTTAAGCCTGTTGCTGCTCCTGGCCATTTTTTTTAGCCTGGGCCTGGGCGCGGTTTCCATTACGCCGGGCCAGGTGTGGGCTGCGCTTAACCCACAAATTTCGCCGGAAGCGGTCAGCCCGGCTGTCCACACCATTGTCTGGGATTTTCGGCTGGCGCGGGTTTTGTTGGCGGCCCTGGTGGGCGCGGCGCTGGCCGGAGCGGGCGCCGCCTTCCAGGGATTGTTTCGTAATCCCCTGGCCGATCCGTTTGTGATTGGCGCGTCGGGTGGAGCGGCCCTAGGCGCAACCCTGGCCATGGCTTTTGGCTGGACGATTGCCTGGCTGGGTTTTGCGCCGGTGTCCCTGGCCGCCTTTGCCGGGGCGATGCTGGCGGTGATTCTGGCCTACACCATCAGCGAAGTCAGCGGCCAAACCAATATTTTGGCCCTGCTGTTGGCGGGGACCGCCCTGAGTTCGGCTTTTTCCGCCGGAGTATCACTGCTTTTGGTGCTCAATGACCATGACTTTGTGAACATTTTCTTTTGGCTAATGGGCGGCTTTTCCGGGCGCAGTTGGGACGACTTATGGCTGGCTCTGCCCTACATTGCCGTGGGTCTGCTTGGCCTGGGTTTACTGGCCCGTCCATTAGATGTGTTGGCCTTTGGCGAAGAGACCGCCCAGGGTTTGGGCGTGTCCGTCCGGCCGGTGCGCTTGTTGATTGTACTTTGCGCCACCCTGGCCACGGCGGCGGCTGTGGCCAACAGCGGTATCATTGGTTTTGTCGGCCTGATTGCGCCCCATATTGCCCGCCTGCTGTGGGGTCCTGTTCACGCGCTTCTGATCCCCACCAGTATCCTGCTGGGAGCGTTATTGCTGGTTATCGCCGACACCGCCGCCCGCACCATCATGGCCCCGGTGGAATTGCCGGTGGGCATTTTGACTTCGCTGCTCGGTGCGCCTTTCTTTTTGTATTTGCTCCGCACGCGCCGGGAGATGTTCTAAGATTCGTACGGCGTGTTGCTTATTGCGCACAGCATTCTACCTGATACGCAGTATGAGTAGGATGATTTGAGATGAAAAAACAAACTTCCCCCCCTCGTCTGGAAACACAAGCCTTATCCTGCGCCTACGCCGTAAATGGGCGCAAGACAATCTTGCATAACATTAACCTGGCCCTCTATCCCGGCGAATTGATTGGTCTGATTGGGCCTAACGGCGCAGGCAAAACCACGCTGCTGCGCGCCCTGGCCCGCCTGCTACAACCCCAAGAAGGGCAGGTGCTGCTGGACGGCCAGGATATTTGGCAATTGTCGCCCCGGCAAGTAGCCCAA
This Anaerolineae bacterium DNA region includes the following protein-coding sequences:
- a CDS encoding protein kinase, with product MTDLIGQTLGQYRIIEQIGEGGMATVYKAYQPGLDRYVAIKVLPPIHAKQPGFSERFEREAKAIAHLNHPNILPVYDSGQENQNSYIAMRYVEGAVTLKAIMGPELSLQQAVNIIGQIAAALDYAHQQGIVHRDVKPGNVLMDGEWALLTDFGLAKMTESSVKLTGTGVGIGTPAYMSPEQGRGAAVDHRTDIYALGIILFEMLTGQIPHDAETPFAIVLKRVTEPLPLPRSINPNIPVAVERVILKALAAEPDDRYQTAGALAEALHQAVAESGVIPEQALGVTRVRVTPPTSSPLPTIAEKKRKPWLIPLLLGSAGLLALVLLTAIGLGTLLLNRFGGRTTPTSPLLIAGITTTPQATSEATTPETALAPPVSTPETAATKPLPAAPLPGATPPANRFLYRVKEGNTESLYATTLDLAGPYLLASGADNVSGRFSPDGERIIVQLERNDKDSLYLVNFDGSNRQVMVSDKDSASGYFSKEGDKIRVRWNNKDDYHLMVMAADGSNRVTLVSGATTYISESWSPDWQKVALSVKRGDEYTLYVVNSDGSDHQTITSGSNNSYSPDLLADGQRLAYRVDNGDTETLYLANADGSQPMTLFNGVDAVWPAGVSNSGQKFFIQVRETTADPYDLYIADALSGQKQRLLSGNQAYGRFTLDDQWILAYTRLDRAEQPDEYYLYLISPDGAQQKEVLGPSEYTSWGGSSPDEQWLLAYDKRNQIYQVYLVGAGGTLQQKIVDTSEGADWDATGYFSPDSRRLLIRLGYKEPCCHTTLYVMNADGSQRALLADYAPWQVTGSFTADGQSIIFDSNRDGKQAIYVAEADGSNVRQLVTGYHPQVASGQPGSMYVRATPNPTATPTTASQ
- a CDS encoding nitroreductase family protein; its protein translation is MDILDLMQKRYSVRAYQPDPVAEDKLQKVLDAARLAPSAYNRQPFQLVVIHTAGREAELKRVYHRSWFSQAPLVICMCSLPGQAWTRRDGQNYHYVDAAIAMDHLILAATALGLGTCWVAAFDVQAAREVLGLPDDVEPVAFTPLGYPADQPGAKERKNLADLVRYEGWA
- a CDS encoding cobalamin-binding protein, with product MKIINRFNTIFSLTAIILLALLSGGCTQTTAPSSSPPETTPAPAAAFPLTLTDDLDREVTLPARPERIVSLLPSNTEILFTVGAGDQVVGVTSYCNYPPEATSREPVGGITNKSLSVETIVALEPDLVLASDSQDEIIPVLEQASLTVLALNPATFDDIYANIEMVGQATGHLDQATALTAEMRRRVATVSAKVDTIPADTRPSVFYEVWHDPLMTAGPNTFIGQMINIAGGKNIFADVNEDWPQVSAETIVERNPTIIFGPANHSDELTIEQITTRPGWADIAAVQNEQIYILDGDAVSRPGPRVVDVLEEIARDLYPDLF
- a CDS encoding iron ABC transporter permease, translating into MRRDYLWPTLLLSLLLLLAIFFSLGLGAVSITPGQVWAALNPQISPEAVSPAVHTIVWDFRLARVLLAALVGAALAGAGAAFQGLFRNPLADPFVIGASGGAALGATLAMAFGWTIAWLGFAPVSLAAFAGAMLAVILAYTISEVSGQTNILALLLAGTALSSAFSAGVSLLLVLNDHDFVNIFFWLMGGFSGRSWDDLWLALPYIAVGLLGLGLLARPLDVLAFGEETAQGLGVSVRPVRLLIVLCATLATAAAVANSGIIGFVGLIAPHIARLLWGPVHALLIPTSILLGALLLVIADTAARTIMAPVELPVGILTSLLGAPFFLYLLRTRREMF